A stretch of DNA from Rhizobacter sp.:
TGGGTTTCGAGCGCAGCTGGATCAGCGCATACATCGGCACGCTGTAGATGCCGGCGAAGAGCGAGAGCAGCAGCAGGTCGGCCATCACGCGCCAATGGGCGGGCTGAGCGATAAAGGCGGCCACCGTCTGCGGCGCCGAAGGTGGCAGGCCGCGCGAGGCGAAATACAGGTCGATCGCGAACACGCTCATGCCGATGGCGCCCAGCGGCACGAGGCCGATCTCCACATGCCGGCGCGACAGCATCTCGCACATCAGCGAGCCGATGCCGATGCCGATGGAAAACACCACGAGCAGCATCGAGGCCACGTGCTCGTCGCCATGCAGCACCTCCTTCGCGACGGAGGGGAACTGCGCCAGGAACACCGCGCCGAAGAACCACATCCACGAGATGCCGAGCAGCGAGCGGAACACGGCCACGTTCTCGTGCGCGAGCTTCAGGTTGCGCCAGGTCTCGGTGAACGGGTTCCAGTTGATCCTGAGCGTCGGGTCGGTGGCGGGGGTCGGCGGCACCGCCTGCGCCAGCACACGGCCCAGCACGGCGAGGCCGACGCAGGCCCAGGCGATGTAGGTCGGCCCGACTTGCGGGATGGCGACGAGCAGCCCGCCCACCACGTTGCCGATCAGGATGGCCACGAAGGTGCCCATCTCGACCATGCCGTTGCCACCGGTCAGCTCACGCTCGTTGAGGTGCTGCGGCAGGTAGGCGAACTTCACCGGCCCGAAGAGCGTGGAGTGCAGGCCCATCAGGAACACGCAGGCCAGGAGCACCGGCACGTTGGCCGTCATGAAGCCCCAGGCCGCGATCGCCATCACCACGATCTCGAACCACTTCACGAAGCGGATCATGGCCGTCTTGTCGTGCTTGTCGGTGAGCTGGCCGCTCGTGGCCGAGAAGAGCAGGAAGGGCAGGATGAAGAGCGCCCCGATCACGAGACCGGCCAGCGACGCCGGCAGCCAACTCACCTGGATCTGGTAGGTCACCATCACCGTGAGCGCGAACTTGAAGAGGTTGTCGTTCCCGGCGCCGAGGAACTGCGTCCAGAAGAAAGGCGCGAAGCGGCGCTGCTGGAGCAGCGCGAACTGGTTGGGGTGGTCGTGGCTGCTCAAGGAGGTCCCTCGTGATCGTTATTCGACTTGCGCTTCGAAGCCGGCCGGCAGCTTGTACTGCGCGCGTTTGGCATCGAAGCTCAGCACGTGCGTGGCCGACACCCGCTCGCCGTGAAACTGGCCGAGGCTC
This window harbors:
- a CDS encoding MFS transporter; this translates as MSSHDHPNQFALLQQRRFAPFFWTQFLGAGNDNLFKFALTVMVTYQIQVSWLPASLAGLVIGALFILPFLLFSATSGQLTDKHDKTAMIRFVKWFEIVVMAIAAWGFMTANVPVLLACVFLMGLHSTLFGPVKFAYLPQHLNERELTGGNGMVEMGTFVAILIGNVVGGLLVAIPQVGPTYIAWACVGLAVLGRVLAQAVPPTPATDPTLRINWNPFTETWRNLKLAHENVAVFRSLLGISWMWFFGAVFLAQFPSVAKEVLHGDEHVASMLLVVFSIGIGIGSLMCEMLSRRHVEIGLVPLGAIGMSVFAIDLYFASRGLPPSAPQTVAAFIAQPAHWRVMADLLLLSLFAGIYSVPMYALIQLRSKPTHRARIIAANNILNALFMIVSSVMVGVLLALKFTIPQVFLIVGLLNAVVAFYIFMLVPEYLLRFVAFLATRLAYRFRVKGDEHIPTEGAAILVCNHVSFVDAVLLMAASPRPIVFIMDHRIFQIPVLGWMFRLAKAIPIASQKENPATYERAFVRARQVLAEGDLLCIFPEGAITKDGRLAEFKGGIMKILETNPVPVVPMALQNLWGSFFSRIGGNAMSQPFRRGLCSRVGLLAGPAVPAAEVSPALLKERVAALLAEPLPGVPTGVPRPA